From a single Candidatus Krumholzibacteriia bacterium genomic region:
- the gltX gene encoding glutamate--tRNA ligase, with translation MSIRCRFAPSPTGTLHVGGARTALFNWLYARAQKGTFVLRIEDTDQERSTRESHQQILRAMQWLGLDWDEGPGKGGEYGPYVQSERMDLYREQIDRLLAEGVLYRDYSTAEEDEARRKKLEAEGVLGPADWPYRDLSDDERAKLEAQGRTSTIRVRMPDEGSIKWTDLVKGDMEFDCAVLDDWIAVKSDGFPTYNFACVIDDALMEISHVLRGDDHVSNTPRQIHVYKAMGRRVPKFGHMPMILGPDKKRLSKRHGAASVEEFRDQHWLPEAVVNYLALLGWSPGNDQEFFTVDQIIKKFSLKRLNHTAAVFDYEKARHLNGEHMKAMDPKRKAEQAWAILAEADVVDADDRGGLETLGRLLGLLGNRFRHFDRTVSHLSSYFSDDYPVDAEGAAQIDDAARDRLRRLADTYEAAETFDAASAEASLRALAEETEEKPGAYIHPARFAISGSTSGPSLFDAMELLGRERVVRRLREPRLA, from the coding sequence ATGAGCATCCGCTGCCGTTTCGCACCGAGCCCCACCGGCACCCTGCACGTCGGAGGCGCGCGCACCGCGCTGTTCAACTGGCTGTACGCCCGGGCGCAGAAGGGCACCTTCGTACTGCGCATCGAGGACACCGACCAGGAGCGCAGCACCCGGGAGTCGCACCAGCAGATCCTGCGCGCCATGCAGTGGCTGGGGCTGGACTGGGACGAGGGTCCGGGAAAGGGCGGCGAGTACGGACCCTACGTGCAGAGCGAGCGCATGGACCTGTACCGCGAGCAGATCGACCGCCTGCTCGCCGAGGGCGTTCTGTACCGCGACTACTCCACGGCCGAGGAGGACGAAGCCCGGCGGAAGAAGCTCGAGGCCGAGGGCGTGCTCGGCCCGGCCGACTGGCCCTACCGCGACCTGTCCGACGACGAGCGCGCGAAGCTCGAGGCCCAGGGCCGCACCTCGACCATCCGCGTGCGCATGCCCGATGAGGGATCGATCAAGTGGACCGATCTGGTGAAGGGCGACATGGAGTTCGACTGCGCCGTGCTCGACGACTGGATCGCGGTGAAGAGCGACGGCTTTCCCACCTACAACTTCGCCTGCGTGATCGACGACGCGCTCATGGAGATCAGCCACGTGCTGCGCGGCGACGACCACGTGAGCAACACGCCGCGGCAGATCCACGTGTACAAGGCCATGGGCCGCCGCGTGCCGAAGTTCGGCCACATGCCGATGATCCTGGGCCCCGACAAGAAGCGCCTGAGCAAGCGCCACGGCGCGGCCAGTGTGGAGGAGTTCCGCGACCAGCACTGGCTGCCCGAGGCCGTGGTCAACTACCTGGCCCTGCTCGGCTGGTCGCCGGGCAACGACCAGGAGTTCTTCACGGTCGATCAGATCATCAAGAAGTTCTCGCTCAAGCGCCTGAACCACACCGCCGCGGTCTTCGACTACGAGAAGGCGCGCCATCTGAACGGCGAGCACATGAAGGCCATGGATCCGAAGCGCAAGGCCGAGCAGGCCTGGGCGATCCTGGCCGAGGCGGACGTGGTCGACGCCGACGACCGCGGTGGTCTGGAGACGCTGGGACGGTTGCTCGGACTGTTGGGCAACCGCTTCCGCCACTTCGACCGCACCGTGTCGCACCTGTCGAGCTACTTCAGTGACGACTACCCGGTCGATGCCGAGGGTGCGGCGCAGATCGACGACGCCGCCCGCGACCGGCTGCGGCGCCTGGCCGACACCTACGAGGCGGCCGAGACCTTCGATGCGGCGTCGGCCGAGGCCTCGCTGCGGGCGCTGGCCGAGGAGACCGAGGAGAAGCCGGGGGCGTACATCCACCCGGCCCGCTTCGCGATCAGCGGCAGCACCAGTGGCCCGAGCCTGTTCGATGCCATGGAGCTGCTCGGGCGCGAGCGGGTGGTCCGACGTCTGCGCGAGCCCAGACTGGCCTGA
- the ilvC gene encoding ketol-acid reductoisomerase, translating to MTTPRRFERSDARPELLSGRRVAVLGYGNQGHAHALNLRDSGVDVVVGARPGGTGAANAARDGFEVLAPAEASAVADVIMLLVPDEVQARVFTEDVLPRWKDDAVVAFGHGYALAFERVVLPEGRRAFLVAPKGQGHALRTAYRNGGGLPSLIGVAGPDPDDTLALALAYADACGALAGGGFLSSFREEAVSDQFGEQAVLCGGLVELIVAAWETLVDRGHSPETAYFECVHEVKIIVDLLYTHGIEGMREKISTTAAYGGLRAGRRVIGDASRQAMQDLLDDIESGRFARAFEDDQRDGGASLREAIDREAAHPLVGTGQALRGFLQRCRLDSSSEAESD from the coding sequence ATGACCACTCCGCGACGCTTCGAACGCTCCGACGCCCGGCCCGAACTGTTGTCCGGCCGGCGGGTGGCCGTGCTCGGGTACGGCAACCAGGGCCACGCCCACGCGCTGAACCTGCGCGACAGCGGGGTCGACGTCGTGGTCGGGGCGCGCCCAGGGGGCACGGGCGCCGCGAACGCAGCGCGCGACGGCTTCGAGGTCCTCGCTCCCGCCGAGGCGAGTGCGGTCGCCGACGTGATCATGCTGCTCGTTCCCGACGAGGTGCAGGCCCGAGTCTTCACCGAGGACGTTCTTCCCCGGTGGAAGGACGACGCCGTGGTCGCCTTCGGTCACGGCTACGCCCTCGCCTTCGAACGGGTGGTCCTGCCCGAGGGCCGGCGGGCCTTCCTGGTGGCACCCAAGGGACAGGGCCACGCCTTGCGCACCGCCTACCGCAACGGCGGCGGGCTGCCGTCGCTGATCGGCGTGGCCGGACCCGATCCCGACGACACGCTCGCCCTCGCGCTGGCCTACGCCGACGCCTGCGGCGCGCTGGCCGGCGGCGGATTCCTCTCTTCGTTCCGCGAAGAGGCCGTGTCCGACCAGTTCGGCGAGCAGGCCGTGCTGTGCGGTGGGCTGGTCGAACTGATCGTGGCCGCGTGGGAGACGCTGGTCGATCGCGGCCATTCGCCCGAGACGGCCTACTTCGAGTGCGTGCACGAGGTGAAGATCATCGTCGACCTGCTGTACACGCACGGGATCGAGGGCATGCGCGAGAAGATCTCGACCACGGCGGCCTACGGCGGCCTCCGCGCCGGGCGCCGCGTGATCGGCGACGCCAGCCGGCAGGCCATGCAGGACCTGCTCGACGACATCGAGTCGGGCCGCTTCGCCCGGGCCTTCGAGGACGACCAGCGCGACGGCGGCGCGTCGCTGCGCGAGGCGATCGATCGCGAGGCCGCCCACCCGCTCGTGGGAACCGGCCAGGCCCTGCGCGGGTTCCTGCAACGGTGCCGGCTCGATTCGTCGAGCGAGGCCGAATCCGACTGA
- the tilS gene encoding tRNA lysidine(34) synthetase TilS, translating into MTAFDLIAHVRALAPADGAPAPGDHVVVAVSGGADSVALFDALHTLAPECGWRLTLAHLDHGLRPDSGQDVAFCRALCAERGVELVTERVDVAAVAAESGAGIEAAGRRARHDFLERVRVGHGADRIATAHHLDDHAESVLLALGRGTGLRGLRGVAPVDGRRIRPLRAVRREALRAHLRARGLAWREDPTNADTELTRNRLRHNVLPELIETFDPGVVERIGRLGAHAAADVALLDALVEEKLESLRRTGPDGALVLDRAGFLGAAPELRSALLRAAARHLFPTGSHQKWNADRVSDVLRFIERAHAGQRWSLPGAGRLAIERDRLILMKVSDEQSVTGSGTLGPDRARLRTELLPTRGRGCSFSGPPMTTFVDATRVRPPFELRAIRPGDRLKPRGRAGHRKITTLLSEHGIPREDRSRQLVVCDRERVVWAVGLDACDAADIATTTRWVWHLRVEEADDVPSADRGT; encoded by the coding sequence TTGACCGCCTTCGACCTGATCGCCCACGTCCGGGCGCTCGCGCCCGCCGACGGAGCTCCCGCACCGGGAGACCACGTGGTCGTCGCCGTGTCCGGCGGGGCCGACTCGGTCGCGCTGTTCGACGCGCTGCACACGCTGGCGCCGGAGTGCGGCTGGCGGCTGACCCTCGCCCACCTCGACCACGGCCTGCGCCCGGATTCCGGGCAGGACGTCGCATTCTGCCGGGCGCTGTGCGCGGAGCGCGGCGTCGAACTGGTCACCGAGCGGGTGGACGTGGCGGCGGTGGCCGCCGAAAGCGGCGCCGGGATCGAGGCGGCCGGCCGTCGGGCGCGCCACGATTTCCTCGAACGGGTGCGGGTCGGCCACGGCGCCGACCGGATCGCGACCGCGCACCACCTCGACGACCACGCCGAGAGCGTGCTGCTGGCCCTGGGTCGCGGCACCGGCCTGCGCGGTCTGCGCGGCGTGGCACCCGTCGACGGCCGGCGGATCCGCCCGCTGCGAGCCGTCCGGCGCGAGGCCCTGCGCGCGCACCTGCGCGCCCGCGGCCTCGCCTGGCGCGAGGACCCGACCAACGCCGATACCGAACTCACCCGCAACCGGTTGCGCCACAATGTTTTGCCTGAATTGATCGAGACCTTCGACCCCGGTGTGGTCGAGCGGATCGGCCGTCTGGGCGCCCACGCGGCCGCCGACGTCGCCCTGCTCGACGCCTTGGTCGAAGAGAAACTCGAGTCGCTGCGGCGGACCGGGCCCGACGGAGCCTTGGTCCTCGACCGCGCGGGCTTCCTCGGAGCCGCTCCGGAACTGCGTTCGGCCCTCCTCCGGGCGGCCGCAAGACACCTTTTTCCAACGGGTTCACACCAGAAATGGAACGCCGACCGGGTCTCGGACGTTCTACGGTTCATCGAACGGGCCCACGCCGGCCAGCGCTGGTCGCTGCCCGGGGCGGGTCGTCTGGCGATCGAACGGGATCGCCTCATCCTCATGAAGGTTTCCGACGAACAGTCCGTCACGGGCTCTGGCACCCTCGGGCCCGACCGGGCGAGGCTCCGGACCGAGCTTTTGCCCACCCGAGGCCGAGGGTGTAGTTTTTCAGGGCCTCCCATGACGACGTTCGTCGATGCCACCCGTGTCCGTCCTCCCTTCGAGCTCCGCGCGATCCGGCCCGGAGATCGGCTGAAGCCGCGGGGAAGGGCCGGCCACAGGAAGATCACGACCCTGCTCAGCGAACACGGAATCCCGAGAGAGGATCGTTCGCGGCAACTCGTGGTCTGCGATCGCGAGCGGGTGGTGTGGGCCGTCGGGCTCGACGCCTGCGACGCGGCGGACATCGCAACGACGACCCGTTGGGTCTGGCACTTGCGTGTCGAGGAAGCGGACGATGTCCCGTCCGCGGACCGCGGCACGTAG
- the ftsH gene encoding ATP-dependent zinc metalloprotease FtsH → MPPGRTAGFWIVAILMVFLGLQLLLRPSESNSEISYTTFMRQVEKGNIAEAVIVDNKAVEGRLGEMQTLPLVSGRTQDVEQFKTNLPIPDPELITKIQETNPDVNIVAEYSGESIWNTIIYLLPFLLILGIWLFVLRQMQSGGNRAFSFGKSKAKLINADRPQVTFADVAGADEAKVDLEEIIEFLKSPRKFQRLGGRIPKGGLLVGPPGTGKTLLAKAVAGEAGVPFFAMSGSDFVEMFVGVGASRVRDLFEQGKKHAPCLIFIDEIDAVGRHRGAGLGGGHDEREQTLNQLLVEMDGFETNEGVIIIAATNRPDVLDPALLRPGRFDRQITVDMPDLLGREGILKVHMRKVNAAPDVDIKKIARGTPGMSGADLANLVNEGALLAARRNHEQVTMLDLEDAKERVMLGPERRARVMPQSERERTSYHECGHAIVAASIEGYDPVHKVSIIPRGQALGLTFTLPTEDRYQITRSDADNAIAVFLGGRAAEALIYPQVGAGAADDIKKATAYARNMVTSWGMSDRLGPIQFGQGDQPVFMGRDLHQQRNYSEQTAIAIDEEVHRIISNAYERARTILEENHPELETMAKALLERETLDGEDVLLILRGEELPPLGSAPEPKRASSGVDDDAESADASDEDEGPATGTVGDDPSPQPN, encoded by the coding sequence ATGCCGCCGGGTCGCACCGCCGGCTTCTGGATCGTGGCGATCCTGATGGTGTTCCTCGGGTTGCAGCTGCTGCTGCGTCCGTCCGAGTCGAACTCCGAGATCAGCTACACGACCTTCATGCGGCAGGTCGAGAAGGGCAACATCGCCGAGGCGGTGATCGTCGACAACAAGGCGGTCGAGGGCCGACTGGGCGAGATGCAGACCCTGCCCCTGGTCAGCGGACGCACGCAGGACGTCGAGCAGTTCAAGACGAACCTGCCGATCCCCGATCCCGAACTGATCACGAAGATCCAGGAGACCAATCCCGATGTGAACATCGTCGCGGAGTACAGCGGCGAGAGCATCTGGAACACCATCATCTACCTGTTGCCGTTCCTGTTGATCCTGGGCATCTGGCTGTTCGTGCTGCGGCAGATGCAGTCGGGCGGCAACCGCGCGTTCAGCTTCGGCAAGAGCAAGGCCAAGCTGATCAACGCCGATCGTCCCCAGGTGACCTTCGCCGACGTGGCGGGGGCCGACGAGGCCAAGGTCGACCTGGAGGAGATCATCGAGTTCCTGAAGTCGCCCCGGAAGTTCCAGCGACTCGGCGGACGCATCCCCAAGGGTGGTCTGCTGGTCGGTCCTCCGGGCACCGGCAAGACCCTGCTGGCGAAGGCCGTCGCCGGCGAAGCGGGCGTTCCGTTCTTCGCCATGAGCGGCAGTGACTTCGTCGAGATGTTCGTGGGCGTCGGCGCGAGCCGCGTGCGCGACCTCTTCGAGCAGGGCAAGAAGCACGCACCGTGCTTGATCTTCATCGACGAGATCGACGCGGTCGGGCGACATCGTGGTGCAGGCCTCGGAGGCGGCCACGATGAACGCGAGCAGACGCTGAACCAGCTACTGGTGGAGATGGACGGCTTCGAGACCAACGAGGGTGTCATCATCATCGCGGCTACGAACCGTCCCGACGTACTGGATCCCGCGCTGCTCCGCCCCGGCCGTTTCGATCGTCAGATCACCGTGGACATGCCCGACCTGCTCGGTCGCGAGGGCATCCTGAAGGTCCACATGCGGAAGGTGAACGCCGCGCCCGACGTGGACATCAAGAAGATCGCCCGCGGGACGCCGGGCATGAGTGGTGCCGATCTGGCGAACCTCGTCAACGAGGGCGCCCTGCTCGCGGCCCGGCGCAACCACGAACAGGTCACGATGCTCGACCTCGAGGACGCCAAGGAAAGGGTCATGCTGGGGCCCGAGCGCCGCGCCCGCGTCATGCCGCAGAGCGAACGCGAGCGCACCAGCTACCACGAGTGCGGTCACGCCATCGTGGCGGCCAGCATCGAGGGCTACGACCCGGTGCACAAGGTGTCGATCATCCCGCGCGGTCAGGCACTGGGTCTGACCTTCACGCTGCCGACCGAGGACAGGTACCAGATCACCCGGTCGGACGCCGACAACGCCATCGCGGTGTTCCTGGGCGGACGCGCGGCCGAGGCGCTGATCTACCCGCAGGTGGGCGCCGGCGCGGCCGACGACATCAAGAAGGCCACCGCCTACGCCCGGAACATGGTCACCAGCTGGGGCATGAGCGATCGCCTGGGTCCGATCCAGTTCGGCCAGGGCGACCAGCCCGTGTTCATGGGCCGCGACCTGCACCAGCAGCGCAACTACTCCGAGCAGACCGCGATCGCGATCGACGAAGAGGTCCACCGGATCATCTCGAACGCCTACGAGCGGGCGCGGACCATCCTCGAGGAGAACCACCCCGAGCTCGAGACCATGGCCAAGGCCCTGCTCGAACGCGAGACCCTCGACGGCGAGGACGTGCTGTTGATCCTTCGCGGCGAGGAACTCCCGCCGCTGGGCTCGGCCCCCGAGCCGAAGCGCGCCTCGTCGGGCGTGGACGATGACGCCGAGTCGGCCGACGCCTCCGACGAGGACGAGGGCCCGGCGACGGGCACGGTGGGCGACGACCCGTCGCCCCAGCCCAACTAG
- a CDS encoding alpha/beta fold hydrolase: protein MDWNLRNHFDVDGRTVAWDCWGRGAPVVLLHGTPWSSFTLRRLIGGLAADHEVYTFDLPGYGQSDQQPGDVSLEVQNGVFAALLDHWGLDRPSVVGHDFGGATALRTLLLNERTVAWS from the coding sequence ATGGACTGGAATCTGCGAAACCACTTCGACGTCGACGGGCGGACGGTGGCCTGGGACTGCTGGGGTCGCGGTGCCCCGGTCGTTCTCCTTCACGGGACCCCGTGGTCGTCGTTCACCCTCCGCCGTCTGATCGGGGGCCTTGCGGCCGACCACGAGGTCTACACCTTCGATCTTCCAGGGTACGGGCAGTCGGACCAGCAGCCGGGTGATGTGTCGCTCGAGGTGCAGAACGGTGTCTTCGCGGCCTTGCTCGATCATTGGGGTCTGGACCGGCCGTCCGTGGTCGGCCACGACTTCGGCGGTGCGACGGCGCTGCGTACCCTGCTGCTGAATGAACGTACCGTCGCCTGGTCCTGA
- a CDS encoding FIST N-terminal domain-containing protein, whose protein sequence is MTTRTPVSRRVGRATGFACATAASTAADTARAVDECLAALHDEQSTEFDWLLVSYTEHHDATHIAGRLHAASNAPGAIHGASSCRAVMTENGVHDDVPSSLAVFAVHDPEGAYGVGSAVIGDDPRAAAARAVDAALERAGRHGEPPALIWMSAAPGHEEELLRGIADLVGANVPVAGGSAADDTVAGGWSQLDGAGGHDDAVVVSVLFPSVELSFAFHSGYDATTTRGTVTRAHDRTIEQIDGEPAAHVYDRWTEGSISEVLEAGGNVLGLTSLAPLGRVVDDESGLELYTLSHPCSVEADGSLTLFTEAPVGSELVLMTGSEENLVQRAGRVARSARESGDADGADVLGGLVIYCAGCMLTITDRMPRVVGELNEALDHAPYVGSFTFGEQGCHVGNQNAHGNLMISVVLFRDEEAL, encoded by the coding sequence ATGACCACCCGGACGCCGGTCTCGCGTCGAGTGGGCAGAGCCACCGGATTCGCCTGCGCGACGGCCGCGTCCACCGCCGCCGACACCGCACGTGCGGTCGACGAGTGCCTCGCCGCACTGCACGACGAGCAGTCGACGGAGTTCGACTGGTTGCTCGTCTCCTACACCGAGCACCACGACGCAACCCACATCGCCGGGCGCCTGCACGCCGCGAGCAACGCGCCCGGGGCGATCCACGGCGCTTCGTCCTGTCGCGCGGTCATGACCGAGAACGGCGTGCACGACGATGTACCGAGTTCGCTCGCCGTCTTCGCCGTCCACGACCCCGAAGGCGCCTACGGCGTCGGCAGCGCCGTGATCGGCGACGACCCGCGTGCCGCCGCGGCCCGCGCCGTCGACGCGGCCCTCGAACGGGCCGGGCGCCACGGCGAACCGCCCGCGCTGATCTGGATGAGCGCCGCCCCGGGCCACGAAGAGGAACTGCTGCGCGGCATCGCCGACCTCGTGGGCGCGAACGTTCCCGTGGCGGGAGGCAGCGCGGCCGACGACACCGTCGCCGGAGGCTGGAGCCAGCTCGACGGAGCGGGCGGTCACGACGACGCCGTCGTCGTCAGCGTCCTGTTCCCGTCGGTCGAGTTGTCCTTCGCCTTCCACAGCGGCTACGACGCCACGACGACCCGCGGCACCGTCACGCGCGCCCACGACCGGACGATCGAGCAGATCGACGGCGAGCCCGCCGCGCACGTCTACGACCGGTGGACGGAGGGATCGATCTCCGAGGTCCTCGAGGCCGGCGGCAACGTCCTCGGCCTGACCTCGCTCGCGCCGCTCGGCCGGGTCGTCGACGACGAATCCGGCCTGGAGCTCTACACCCTGTCGCATCCATGCTCGGTCGAAGCGGACGGAAGCCTGACGCTCTTCACCGAAGCCCCCGTCGGCAGCGAACTCGTGCTGATGACCGGATCCGAGGAGAACCTCGTGCAGCGCGCCGGCCGCGTCGCCCGCTCGGCGCGCGAGTCCGGCGATGCGGACGGAGCGGACGTCCTCGGCGGCCTGGTGATCTACTGCGCGGGCTGCATGCTCACCATCACCGACCGCATGCCCCGCGTCGTCGGCGAACTGAACGAAGCGCTCGACCATGCTCCCTACGTCGGCTCGTTCACCTTCGGCGAGCAGGGCTGTCACGTGGGCAACCAGAACGCCCACGGCAACCTCATGATCTCCGTCGTGCTGTTCCGCGACGAGGAAGCGCTGTAG
- a CDS encoding ATP-binding protein, with amino-acid sequence MAEHLREQIVELQRRLEREHATRVESDTVIECLARVRTADDAEGAFGGILRILVDFVGDAEGVCLRMDSGQAPTVLATTDPDLTTVDWAQDTFPARLEHGRPVRQFDLSRGDAFAPLVERRNFASALCLAIGSDEAGALVALFSHRRARFDRSHARVLKRLVPVLEPACHLLEMERLRQATDVADRRARDADAANRAKSDFVANMSHELRTPLNGILGNLELAVLEDPSTTLREYVDGARDSADTLLHLVNDLLDFSRLESGTFHLEATTFGVRDLFERSLASVDAIARDKGLDLSLHVDPSVPAALVGDPHRIRQVLLNLVGNALKFTNSGRVRVDCERTSRGDDRMWLRVSVTDTGIGIPRDALARIFRRFEQQDNSITREFGGTGLGLAISSHLVACMGGHVEVESEVGEGSRFRFEIPLEACDPLPKENQSVDVEPTDSSAAAPRHVLVVEDNPMNLKIAVRMLERMGHVVSTAEHGRIALDLLSRETFDLVLLDMQMPVLDGIATAQAIRASAEPWSEVPIVAMTANAMRRDRDRCLEAGMDGFLSKPFRLEVLRETVENHVASAATSDGVGSRQPV; translated from the coding sequence GTGGCCGAACACCTGCGCGAGCAGATCGTCGAGCTGCAACGACGCCTCGAGCGCGAGCACGCGACGCGTGTGGAGTCGGACACCGTCATCGAATGTCTGGCCCGCGTGCGAACGGCCGACGACGCCGAGGGCGCCTTCGGGGGAATCCTTCGGATCCTGGTCGACTTCGTCGGCGACGCCGAGGGCGTGTGCCTGCGCATGGACTCCGGACAGGCGCCCACGGTGCTCGCCACCACCGACCCCGATCTGACCACGGTCGACTGGGCGCAGGACACGTTTCCCGCCCGTCTGGAGCACGGCCGCCCCGTCCGCCAGTTCGACCTGTCCCGCGGCGATGCCTTCGCGCCCCTCGTCGAACGCCGGAACTTCGCGTCGGCCCTGTGCCTGGCGATCGGCAGTGACGAGGCGGGAGCGCTGGTGGCTCTCTTCAGCCACCGTCGCGCTCGCTTCGACCGCAGCCACGCACGCGTGTTGAAGCGTCTGGTTCCCGTCCTCGAACCGGCCTGTCATCTGCTCGAGATGGAGCGGCTGCGCCAGGCCACCGACGTGGCCGACCGCCGGGCGCGCGACGCCGACGCGGCGAATCGCGCCAAGAGCGACTTCGTGGCGAACATGAGCCACGAGCTGCGCACGCCGTTGAACGGGATCCTCGGCAACCTGGAACTGGCCGTCCTGGAAGACCCGTCGACGACCCTGAGGGAGTACGTCGACGGCGCGCGCGACTCCGCCGACACGCTGCTGCACCTGGTGAACGACCTGCTCGACTTCTCGCGCCTCGAGTCGGGAACGTTCCATCTCGAGGCGACGACCTTCGGCGTCCGCGATCTGTTCGAACGTTCCCTCGCGTCGGTCGACGCGATCGCCCGCGACAAGGGACTGGACCTGAGCCTGCACGTGGACCCGAGCGTTCCGGCCGCGCTGGTCGGCGACCCCCACCGGATCCGTCAGGTGTTGCTGAACCTGGTGGGCAACGCGCTGAAGTTCACGAACTCCGGCCGCGTTCGCGTCGACTGCGAGCGCACGTCGCGCGGCGACGACCGCATGTGGCTGCGCGTCTCGGTCACCGACACCGGCATCGGTATCCCGCGCGATGCCCTGGCGCGGATCTTCCGTCGCTTCGAACAGCAGGACAACAGCATCACCCGGGAGTTCGGGGGCACCGGCCTCGGGCTCGCGATCTCCTCGCACCTCGTGGCCTGCATGGGCGGACACGTCGAGGTCGAGAGCGAAGTCGGCGAGGGCAGCCGCTTCCGGTTCGAGATCCCGCTCGAAGCGTGTGATCCACTGCCGAAGGAGAACCAGTCCGTCGACGTCGAGCCGACGGACTCCTCGGCGGCCGCACCGCGGCACGTGCTCGTGGTCGAGGACAACCCCATGAACCTGAAGATCGCCGTGCGCATGCTCGAGCGGATGGGACACGTCGTATCGACGGCCGAGCACGGCCGCATCGCCCTCGACCTGCTGTCCCGCGAGACCTTCGACCTGGTCCTGCTCGACATGCAGATGCCCGTGCTCGACGGCATCGCGACCGCGCAGGCCATCCGGGCGAGCGCGGAGCCGTGGTCGGAGGTTCCGATCGTCGCGATGACCGCGAACGCCATGCGCCGGGATCGCGACCGCTGCCTCGAAGCGGGGATGGACGGCTTCCTCTCGAAACCGTTCCGTCTCGAGGTGCTGCGGGAGACGGTGGAGAACCACGTCGCTTCGGCGGCGACGTCGGACGGCGTGGGATCGCGTCAGCCGGTGTAG
- a CDS encoding BamA/TamA family outer membrane protein, whose amino-acid sequence MRRSRRHSPVSDTRAWTALLVCLGVVCTLVGAVLPAAAQPDRALRLEAIESMPDRPGLAPALGDLVGLWPGQAIDAADLRAARRTIARSGWYERVEVYTRPGSEPGTLVLRVEGELDDGVRLETGFGHDPLDDWYLNLVGLRAHHLIGPASTARLNFQFGRRRSALRLEIEARRVGGSGVGLLLDASGGAEQWNVFDDDRFYTQEIGRRHVHIGARVHPTRSTALTLWLGRSAADPQDLTQEEGERRDPAPGLVGPFGRQEEFSDLRLDLTLDRRDHAQPWRRGLWTLLRATVSEPDSGTTFVRTRAALRAAVPLPAQQALAFRGDLAWTDPGTPYHLRPIFGGQGSVRGFRDASLSGGRGARAIAAASMEWRTPLLPRGAPDARVHGVLFVDTGRFVDAGGDTGPWSTSVGWGLRVRLPWVERVALDAAIPLTPTETGDPFWVHGSLGFGF is encoded by the coding sequence ATGCGAAGATCCCGACGGCATTCCCCGGTTTCCGACACCCGCGCATGGACCGCCCTGCTGGTGTGCCTCGGGGTGGTGTGCACGCTCGTGGGCGCCGTTCTCCCCGCCGCCGCGCAACCCGACCGCGCCCTACGCCTCGAGGCGATCGAGTCGATGCCCGACCGGCCCGGCCTCGCCCCCGCCCTGGGCGACCTGGTCGGTCTGTGGCCGGGGCAGGCGATCGACGCCGCCGACCTGCGCGCCGCGCGCCGCACGATCGCCCGCTCGGGCTGGTACGAACGCGTGGAGGTCTACACCCGCCCGGGATCGGAACCCGGCACGCTGGTCCTGCGCGTCGAGGGCGAGCTCGACGACGGCGTGCGCCTCGAGACCGGCTTCGGCCACGACCCGCTCGACGACTGGTACCTGAACCTGGTCGGTCTGCGCGCCCACCACCTGATCGGTCCGGCCAGCACGGCGCGGCTGAACTTCCAGTTCGGTCGACGCCGCAGTGCATTGCGGCTCGAGATCGAAGCGCGCCGGGTGGGCGGAAGCGGCGTGGGTCTCCTGCTGGACGCCTCGGGCGGTGCCGAGCAGTGGAACGTGTTCGACGACGACCGCTTCTACACGCAGGAGATCGGACGTCGTCATGTGCACATCGGTGCAAGAGTGCACCCGACCCGTTCCACCGCGTTGACACTGTGGCTCGGACGCTCGGCGGCCGATCCCCAGGACCTGACCCAGGAGGAGGGCGAGCGCCGCGATCCGGCGCCCGGACTGGTGGGACCCTTCGGGCGCCAGGAGGAGTTCTCCGACCTCCGCCTCGACCTCACGCTCGACCGCCGCGATCACGCCCAGCCCTGGCGCCGCGGTCTGTGGACGCTGCTCCGCGCGACCGTCTCCGAACCCGACTCCGGCACGACCTTCGTCCGCACGCGCGCCGCGCTGCGCGCCGCCGTCCCGCTGCCCGCCCAGCAGGCCCTGGCCTTCCGCGGGGACCTGGCGTGGACCGATCCCGGGACGCCCTATCACCTGCGGCCGATCTTCGGCGGACAGGGCAGCGTGCGCGGCTTCCGCGACGCCAGCCTGAGCGGCGGCCGCGGCGCCCGCGCGATCGCGGCAGCGTCCATGGAATGGCGCACCCCACTGCTGCCGCGCGGCGCTCCCGACGCGCGCGTGCACGGCGTCCTGTTCGTCGACACCGGCCGCTTCGTCGACGCCGGCGGCGACACCGGTCCGTGGTCGACCTCGGTGGGATGGGGCCTGCGCGTGCGCCTGCCCTGGGTCGAACGCGTGGCGCTCGACGCCGCGATTCCCCTCACGCCCACGGAGACCGGCGACCCCTTCTGGGTCCACGGCAGCCTGGGCTTCGGGTTCTGA